One Thermodesulfobacteriota bacterium DNA segment encodes these proteins:
- a CDS encoding cofactor-independent phosphoglycerate mutase: MKYVILQGDGMPDHPLPELGGKTPLEAARTPNLDRIARCAVTFGMVKTIPDPLPPGSDVGNLTVLGYDPMVYYTGRSPLEAASIGVPLGEKDVTLRCNLVTLAENGRETIMEDYSAGHITTEEAKEIILDLKKELEEENFTFYPGVSYRHLLVWTGGNKDVHTTPPHDISGKAIDSYIPTGAGTEILNRMIEKSREILKEHPVNKKRLAEGKNPATSIWLWGQGTAPKMPPFEELYGLTGSVISAVDLVKGIGHCAKLRVIDVPGATGYLDTNYEGKVDYALDSLEEVDLTMIHIESTDETGHVGKAELKVQAVEDFDGRVVGRVLEGIKRFGDYRILVMSDHPTPIDLRTHVNEPVPFAIYSSEDESVKNDKFVYTEKSAATSDVFVQEGWRLLGMLTGKEI; this comes from the coding sequence ATGAAATACGTGATACTCCAGGGCGACGGGATGCCCGACCACCCCCTTCCCGAGCTCGGCGGAAAGACGCCGCTCGAAGCCGCGAGAACCCCTAATTTAGACAGGATAGCCAGGTGCGCCGTGACCTTCGGCATGGTGAAGACCATACCCGACCCGCTCCCCCCGGGGAGCGACGTCGGCAACCTCACCGTTCTTGGGTACGACCCGATGGTTTATTACACCGGGCGCTCGCCGCTCGAAGCCGCGAGCATAGGCGTCCCGCTCGGCGAGAAGGACGTTACGCTCCGGTGTAACCTCGTCACGCTGGCCGAAAACGGCCGCGAGACTATAATGGAAGACTACAGCGCCGGGCACATAACGACCGAAGAGGCGAAGGAGATAATCCTCGACCTCAAGAAGGAGCTCGAAGAGGAAAATTTCACGTTCTACCCGGGCGTCAGCTACAGGCATCTCCTCGTCTGGACAGGCGGCAACAAGGACGTTCACACTACCCCCCCTCACGACATATCGGGAAAGGCGATAGACTCCTATATCCCGACCGGAGCAGGGACCGAAATCCTGAACCGCATGATCGAAAAATCTAGGGAGATTCTTAAAGAACACCCCGTGAATAAAAAAAGGCTGGCTGAGGGTAAGAACCCCGCGACGAGCATATGGCTATGGGGCCAGGGCACCGCGCCGAAGATGCCGCCCTTCGAGGAGCTTTACGGGCTTACGGGCTCCGTCATTTCAGCCGTGGACCTCGTTAAGGGGATAGGGCACTGCGCGAAGCTAAGGGTCATAGACGTTCCCGGTGCGACAGGGTATCTCGACACGAATTACGAGGGCAAGGTGGACTACGCCCTCGACTCGCTGGAAGAGGTGGACCTCACAATGATACATATCGAATCGACGGACGAGACGGGGCACGTCGGCAAGGCCGAGCTGAAGGTGCAGGCCGTGGAGGACTTCGACGGCCGCGTCGTGGGCCGGGTGCTCGAAGGAATAAAGAGGTTCGGGGATTACAGGATACTCGTAATGTCGGACCACCCTACGCCGATAGACCTCCGGACGCACGTGAACGAGCCCGTGCCGTTCGCCATTTACAGCTCGGAGGACGAGAGCGTAAAGAACGATAAATTCGTCTACACCGAAAAGTCCGCGGCCACGTCGGATGTCTTCGTTCAGGAAGGCTGGCGGCTTCTCGGGATGCTGACCGGAAAGGAAATCTGA
- a CDS encoding LapA family protein, translating to MKFIKILFIVLIILLFAIIYTQNLDVFTHDFQLQLDLKTHVIGPYVTKNVVIILAAFLVGALVTIFFGALQSLSSSADSRDKSRKIKELEARNRQLADENQRLQREKEKSAVTAASASSATAATDPADQSPFSSPTVVDEEKS from the coding sequence ATGAAATTTATAAAAATACTGTTCATAGTGCTGATAATACTTCTTTTCGCAATAATTTATACGCAGAACCTGGACGTTTTCACCCACGATTTTCAGCTCCAGCTCGACCTTAAGACCCACGTAATCGGGCCCTACGTAACGAAAAACGTCGTCATAATACTCGCCGCGTTCCTGGTCGGCGCCCTTGTTACGATCTTCTTCGGCGCGCTTCAGTCCCTGTCCTCGAGCGCCGATTCCCGCGACAAGAGCAGGAAAATAAAAGAGCTCGAAGCCAGGAACAGGCAGCTCGCGGACGAGAACCAGAGGCTTCAGAGGGAAAAGGAAAAATCGGCCGTAACCGCCGCATCTGCGTCCTCAGCGACAGCCGCGACAGACCCGGCGGATCAATCCCCGTTTTCCTCCCCGACGGTAGTAGACGAGGAAAAGAGCTGA
- the sppA gene encoding signal peptide peptidase SppA — protein sequence MAVIFLFFTFIAGVGCGLLISGDDALSSGDKVAVLKIEDVILDDQAYLDSITSIKNDSRIKALVLRIESPGGAVGPSQEIYSELKQLGEEKPVVASIGNVGASGGYYIACAAEKIYANPGAITGSIGVVAQFVSYEKLLEWAMVDVEVIKSGEFKDIGSPFREMTEKDREYIQGLIDSVYVQFKDAVGESRGLDTAQMDIVAEGKIYTGAQAKELGLVDELGTINDAVDYASEAAGITGEPGLIYYPKKKSQLMELLQSKVEIPGITGFPSKASFGLFYLVDIIN from the coding sequence TTGGCGGTCATTTTCCTCTTTTTCACGTTCATAGCCGGCGTAGGGTGCGGCCTTCTCATTTCGGGTGACGACGCGCTCTCGTCCGGGGACAAGGTGGCCGTGCTTAAGATCGAAGACGTCATACTCGACGACCAGGCCTATCTCGACAGCATCACCTCCATAAAAAACGATTCCCGGATAAAGGCGCTCGTATTGAGAATAGAATCTCCCGGGGGGGCCGTGGGCCCGTCGCAGGAGATTTACAGCGAGCTTAAGCAGCTCGGAGAGGAAAAGCCCGTCGTAGCCAGCATAGGCAACGTCGGGGCTTCGGGCGGCTATTACATAGCGTGCGCCGCCGAGAAGATTTACGCCAACCCCGGGGCCATAACGGGCAGCATAGGCGTCGTCGCACAGTTCGTCAGCTACGAGAAGCTCCTCGAATGGGCGATGGTAGACGTCGAGGTCATAAAGAGCGGCGAGTTCAAGGACATCGGCTCGCCCTTCAGGGAAATGACCGAGAAGGACCGCGAGTACATCCAGGGGCTAATCGACAGCGTTTACGTCCAGTTCAAGGACGCCGTCGGGGAATCCAGGGGGCTGGACACGGCGCAGATGGACATAGTCGCAGAAGGCAAGATATACACAGGCGCCCAGGCCAAGGAGCTCGGCCTCGTGGACGAGCTCGGCACGATAAACGACGCCGTGGATTATGCCTCCGAGGCGGCGGGCATAACGGGCGAGCCCGGCCTAATATACTATCCCAAGAAAAAATCACAGCTCATGGAGCTCCTGCAATCGAAGGTGGAGATTCCCGGCATCACCGGCTTCCCGTCGAAAGCGAGCTTTGGACTTTTTTATCTCGTCGATATAATAAATTGA
- a CDS encoding HIT domain-containing protein has translation MKLLWAPWRIEYITGEKEQGCIFCRKPGEGNDKKNLILYNGQTSFIIMNRYPYANGHLMAVPYRHTSNLSDLGEEERLELMSLTIKCTEILKALSPDGFNIGMNLGKTGGAGIDDHLHFHVVPRWSGDNNFMPVIADVRVMPEYLEDTYETLSRQLNTLER, from the coding sequence ATGAAACTGCTCTGGGCTCCTTGGAGAATCGAATACATAACCGGGGAAAAGGAACAGGGATGCATCTTCTGCCGCAAGCCCGGTGAGGGGAATGACAAAAAGAACCTCATATTATATAATGGTCAGACGAGTTTTATAATCATGAACCGTTACCCGTATGCGAACGGGCATCTCATGGCCGTTCCGTACAGGCACACGAGTAATCTATCGGACCTAGGCGAAGAAGAGAGACTCGAGCTCATGAGCCTTACGATAAAATGCACGGAAATACTGAAGGCGCTTTCGCCCGACGGGTTCAACATAGGCATGAACCTCGGCAAGACGGGCGGGGCCGGTATAGACGACCACCTTCATTTTCACGTCGTCCCCAGGTGGAGCGGCGACAATAACTTCATGCCCGTCATAGCCGACGTCAGGGTAATGCCGGAATACCTTGAAGACACTTATGAAACCCTTAGCCGGCAATTAAATACGTTAGAGAGGTGA
- the lipA gene encoding lipoyl synthase, with product MRNTGKPSWIKAQIPQGPNYTHLKGLMRGLNLHTVCEEARCPNIGECWGAGTLTFMILGDVCTRSCGFCHVKTGRGGELDWDEPQRVAEAVEKLAENNAHVKHIVITSVNRDDKNYESACIFGETIRKVREYNPNVKIEVLIPDFKGDSAALEQVLEARPDVLNHNIETVPRLYRLPQTTPSGKKRSVRPQANYEGSLRLLEESKAYGNDGMLTKSGIMVGLGEEEEELLETLKDLKGVGCDIVTIGQYLQPTHDHLPVTRYYHPMEFESLKTYGENVIGIPHIEAGALVRSSYHAEKQVAKLGESLS from the coding sequence ATGCGAAATACCGGAAAGCCGAGCTGGATAAAGGCCCAGATACCCCAGGGCCCCAATTACACACACTTAAAGGGCCTCATGAGGGGGCTCAACCTCCACACGGTTTGCGAGGAGGCCAGGTGCCCCAACATAGGCGAATGCTGGGGCGCGGGGACGCTCACCTTCATGATACTCGGCGACGTATGCACGAGGAGCTGCGGCTTTTGTCATGTGAAGACGGGCCGCGGCGGCGAGCTCGACTGGGACGAGCCGCAGAGGGTCGCCGAGGCAGTGGAGAAGCTCGCGGAGAATAACGCCCACGTAAAGCACATAGTCATCACTTCCGTAAACAGGGACGACAAAAACTACGAGAGCGCCTGCATATTCGGAGAGACCATAAGAAAGGTCAGGGAATATAACCCGAACGTCAAGATAGAGGTCCTCATACCCGACTTCAAGGGCGACAGCGCCGCTCTGGAGCAGGTCCTCGAAGCCCGGCCCGACGTCCTTAACCACAACATCGAGACCGTGCCGAGGCTCTACCGCCTCCCGCAGACGACGCCCTCGGGAAAGAAGCGCTCCGTGAGGCCGCAGGCGAATTACGAGGGCTCGCTCAGGCTCCTCGAAGAGAGCAAGGCTTACGGAAACGATGGCATGCTGACGAAGTCGGGGATCATGGTCGGCCTGGGCGAAGAAGAGGAAGAGCTCCTCGAAACTTTGAAAGACCTTAAGGGAGTCGGATGCGACATCGTGACGATAGGCCAGTACCTCCAGCCGACGCACGACCATCTGCCAGTGACAAGGTACTACCACCCGATGGAGTTCGAATCACTGAAGACCTACGGCGAGAACGTCATAGGGATACCGCACATCGAGGCCGGCGCGCTCGTAAGGAGCTCGTACCACGCCGAGAAGCAGGTCGCGAAGCTGGGCGAGAGTCTTTCCTGA